Below is a window of Photobacterium atrarenae DNA.
CCCTCAACGCGCTGTCGGTTCGGGTGCCGCTGATTGACAGCCAGCAGGTGTTCTGATTTCGCCGGTGGCGGGCGTACGCTTGACGTTACTAAGATAAAACGTCGATGGCCGAGCTGGTAGGTGTTCACTGGCTCGGCTGTTCTGTATGTGGGGACTATGGTCGTGAGCATGATGGGACTCACCAAGTAGGGGACTTTTGCTTTGGTTGATCCAACGAATTAAGTTAAATTGGTTCAGTGCCTCGCATAACGACAATTTTTCGGATGAATTGTCTCTACTTGGTTCACTCAAATAAAATATGATTGACCTGTGGACTCCATCCGGAATACGGCAAGCTGAATACTGGTTACCTAAAGTGTGTTTGAGGATCTACGTCCGGCAGAATAGACAGGTGTTCCACTTGAGAGGTGTGAATTTTCGAACCGGATTGAAACTATCAATAAAAGGGAAACATGTTTCTGATTTTAGCTATTTTAGGCGGGTTTTATTTTATCTTCAGATTCTATCGAGAAGGCCAACCTATTGGCTGGAATCGAGTCTTGGTCACCGTATTCTTCATCGGCTACACGCTAACTTACTTGTATGTACCACCGTTTTTAGGCATGAATAATCAGTACACGGGTCGGATGTATGAGTTAGTCCCTATCGGATGTTACTTTTTTGCACTTTTGCCCGATATGGAAGAAGCATGTACAGAAGAGAAGGCGATAGTCTTCTTTGCATGGTTTGGCCTCATTGTTATCGCTTCTCTTTTGGCATGCTTTAAGCTGTACGTTTGGTGAACAATACGAGGAAGAGACCATATCATTGACAAAGTCTCTTTTGAATCATCTTATTTTTGGATGATATTTTCGTTCGGCTCTGGCGGCCAACGGTTCGCTTGCTTCAGGTGCGTGTCGAAATAATCTTTTAGTTTACGATTAATTTCTTGACCAATGGGATAGCCATTCACTTTCCCGGACTCATCTGCCATGGTGTAAGTCAGATCGGTAAAGCTCATATGGTTCGCGTCGTTAAAAGTTAATGAACACACGGGAATCGTGTCATTAAATAAGGAATCGTTGAGACCCGGATACGACTCACCTTGGTTGGCGTAAAAGAAACACGTGGGGACTTGACGTTTCTCATTCATCGTCCAGTTAAACAGCGCTCCATCAAGATTGACGCTCACCTTGATTGCTGGATTTTTGTTGGCCAGAATAACCGATACATTACCACCGTAAGAATGACCGAAACTGGCGATTGCCTCTAAGTCTAAATGGTTTTGGAGGGGCGTCGAAATTGCGCCGGACTGGATTTTATCGAATGCCCGGATCAAGATCATATTATTGGCATACCAGGTATCAAAACGCTTGGTGGTGTTTGACACTTGTGTTTTCAGGGCGACCCCCAGCGCATCTTGCCACTCAATTTGAGATTTCGCTGTCGACATACGCTTTAAGCCTGCGATAAACGTAGCCAGATCAGCTTCGTCAACCGCTTGAAAAGCATTTTCAGCAAGCTGAACAATCACTTCTCCTGTTTCCCTTTCTATGGCCATCGTGTCTTCCGGGTGACCGAGCGCAAGGGTGATGTAGCCATGGCTGGCGAGGTACTCAAACCGAGTCATACTTTGACGCGGAAACGTACTAAAGCCATGATTGTAGATTAGAACTGGATGTTTCCCCGTAGCTGTGGGCAAATCAACAAAAGACCAAGACGGCGGGAGTCCTTGATATTCAGTTTCAGGAAAGCCTTTGTCCTGAAGTACCTTAGCTACTGCCGGGATCACATAAGTTGCCCGCTCACCCGTTGCCCGTGATCCACTGGGATACCAGGCAGACACTTGAATCCATTTATTATGTTCAGTGATTTCAAATTGATGAAAACCAATTTGGTACCGGCCGTCAGGTTTTGGAAAGACCGCTGTCTGCGGTTCTCCTTGCTCGGCATAAACAGTGATTGGCCATTGTAATAGCACGAGAAAACTGGTGAGCGCCAGCTTCAATAATCTTAATTTCCATTTCATGAATCGTCATCAAATATCTCTTGATGAATAACTATTTCATTTAAATCTATTGATTGAAACATGAATTAAAATAAATGAATCAATTTGAATGAGATATTAGCGCTCATGAATAAATCAATGAAACAGGTGATGACGATTTGTTATACACGCCGAAATTTGACAATAAAGATGCGAGTTTCCACAACAACAAGCTATCGACAATTCTAAACAACATCATCAGCGATCCGCTTCAACCCTGAATGC
It encodes the following:
- a CDS encoding alpha/beta hydrolase, producing the protein MKWKLRLLKLALTSFLVLLQWPITVYAEQGEPQTAVFPKPDGRYQIGFHQFEITEHNKWIQVSAWYPSGSRATGERATYVIPAVAKVLQDKGFPETEYQGLPPSWSFVDLPTATGKHPVLIYNHGFSTFPRQSMTRFEYLASHGYITLALGHPEDTMAIERETGEVIVQLAENAFQAVDEADLATFIAGLKRMSTAKSQIEWQDALGVALKTQVSNTTKRFDTWYANNMILIRAFDKIQSGAISTPLQNHLDLEAIASFGHSYGGNVSVILANKNPAIKVSVNLDGALFNWTMNEKRQVPTCFFYANQGESYPGLNDSLFNDTIPVCSLTFNDANHMSFTDLTYTMADESGKVNGYPIGQEINRKLKDYFDTHLKQANRWPPEPNENIIQK